The Archangium primigenium genomic interval TCGCCCAATGCGATGGCGCGGACGGGAAGGGGGGGCAGTTGCCCCGCCGTGAACAGCTCGACGACCCGCTCCACCGCGGCCGTGTAGGCGGCGGGACGATCTTCCGCGAGCTCCGCCAGGTCGATGCCCTGATAGGAGCCGCGACGGCGCTGGAGCTCCCGCCAGAGGCCTGGCTCGAACGTCTCCCCCTCGGCGGCCGTGGCCTTCGACGCGCGCGGTGCCAGGTCCAGGAACCGCCCGCCCCGGGCCAGCAGCATGACGGCGGTGCTCGCCGCGCCGGGCAGCGTGTTGCACACCACGTCCGCCCCGCGTCCCGAAGTCGCGCGCAGGAACTCGTCGGCGAGTCCCGATGTGTGGACCTCGGCCCCGGCTCGCCGCAAGAGCTGCACGGTGGCCAGCCCCAGCACCGTGGTTGCTCCATGGACGAGGACACGCTCGCCCCGCCCGATCCGGAGGGCTTCGTTCAGCGCGTACCAGGCCGCCGCATAGGGGAGGACGGCGCCGGCCGCGTGCACGGCGGGGAGTGACTCCGGCCGACGCACGAGCCCGGTGGCCGACACGATGACATGAGAGGCCATGCCACCGCGCACGACTCCGAGGACCTCGTCGCCCAGGGCGACCTGATCGACCCCCGGGCCGAGCGCCACCACCGCGCCACAGCACGCGAGGCCCGGCGCGACTCCGGCCTCGGTGTCATGACCGGTGGCCCAGCCCATGGCGCGCACCTGGAGCTCCACTTCACCAGGGCCAGGCGACTTGCGCAGGAGGGCACGAAGCGACGGGCGCGTTGGCGCTCCGCTCCCCGCGGTCACCCGTCGGCAGGGCTCGCCAGCGTAGGCCCGATGGACCACCGGCGGCTCCAGGGGCGGCTGGCGCAGGCGCGCCACCTCACGTCCCTCCGGGCGCCACGCCACCTCGTCCTCGCCCGGACGTTGCACGAGTTCGCGGGCCACGCCTTCGAGCGGGGCGCCCCGGGCCCATTCGATTCGTGTCCAGTGCGGCGGAGACACGTCCCGGACGCTGGCGTCGAGGGCGGCCTGGAGGGGCGTCCCAGCACCGGCTTCGGCCACGAGGGCGAGCGCGGGCGCGGCGGAGCGAGACAGGGTCCCCAGGTCCATGGCGGCCTCGGACAACAGCGCCACCGCCGCGGCCTCGTGCGCATCCATGTCACCGGCGCCGCGTGGCACGTAGACGAGGCTCCAGGCGGCGGGCTCATCGCCGACGGCTTGGGCGAGCTGTTCCGGCCCGAGCGGCCCTTCGAGCTCCCACAGGCGCACCGAGGAGGCCCGTGGAACGAGGGCGTCGCGGAGCGCCCGGCCGAGCGCGCTGGCTCGGGCGAGAATCAACCAGCGCTGTTCGGACCGCGGGGCCGCGGACGTCTCGGGCTCGGGCAACGGGACGCGCTCCCAGTGCGGGCAGAACAGCCCGGTCGACCGTGGCCGAGCCACCGCCTGCCGCTCGAGACGGAGGCCCAGGACCTGGGCCAGCGGCGTGCCCGCGTCGTCCCACAGCGTCACGTCCGCGCTCCATCCGCCCTCGGCGAGGGCACGCACACGCACGTGGCTCCAGCCGCTGGTGGCGGTGGACGGGTGCACGCGCATGCGCTCGAGCCGGGTCGGCAACGGCGCGCCGTCACCGTTCACCGAGGAGGCCAGGACCGCGCCCACGACCTGCAGGGCGCCGTCGAACAGGGCGGGGTGGAGGACCAGTCCATGCGTGGCGCGCGCGGCACGCTCGGCCACCGCGAGCCGGGCCAGCGCTTGCCCCTCGCCCAGGAACAGCTCCTCGATGGGGCGCAGGCTCGGCCCGTTGACGATGCCGTTGGCCTCCATCGCGCGGTACAGCTCCGCGCTGGGAACGCCTCGCGGGAGTCGTTCGCGCACGGCCGCGAGCGACTCCGTGTCCGCGCTCGCCGCTTCGCCTTCCGTCACCCGGCCCCGGGCGTGCATCACCCAGGCCTCGCCAGCGCGTCGGCTGGACACCTGGAAGTGGCCGGTGCCGCTCGCCGGATCCAGCCACGCCAGTTGCAGCTCGCGCTCCTGCTCCGCGGCCGTGCCCAGCGCCAGCGGAGCGCCGAAGACGAGGGCCTCCACTCCCCGCGCGGCGTCACCTCCGGCACGGCGTGCCGCCTCGACGGCCAGCAGGGGGTAGAGCGTCGAGGGCAGGAGCGAGGCTCCCGCGACCGTGTGTTCGCCGAGGAAGCCCGCGCTGTCGCCGCCCCACCACCGCTGCCAGAGGGCGGTGCGGCCCGCCACGGAGGACTCGACTCCGGTGCCGAGGAGCCCGCCGGCCGTTTCCGCACGCCGCTCGCGCCGGGTCCCCGCGGAGAACCAGTAGCGCTCGCGCTGGAAGGGGTAGGTCGGCAGCGCGAGTCGGCGGGGCTTCGGATGGATCGCCGAGAACTGGACCGGGGCGCCCTTGACGTAGAGCTCGCCCAGCGACTGGAGCAACATCCGGCGCGCGGGCTTCTCACGGCGAAGACTGCCCACCCCCGCCGCACCGCGCTCCTCCTGCGCCAGGCGCTCCCCGAGAATCGGCAGCAGGACCGGGTGCGGGCTGAGCTCCAGGAACAGGGTATGGCCGTCCGCGAGCAGGCGATCGATCATCGGCGCGAGCAGGACCGGATCGCGGAGGTTGCGGGCCCAGTAGAGGGCATCGAGCTCTCCACCCGTCAGGATCTCCCGGGTCACCGTGGAGTAGATCGGCGTGGTTCCGGGGCGCGGCTTCAGCCCGGCGAGGCTGGCCATCAGGGGCGCGCGCAGCGCTTCCATCTGCGGACTGTGCGAGGCGACGTCGACCTGGACCCGGCGGCAGAACACCGCCTCCGCCTCGAGTTCACGCAGCAGCGCCTCGAGCGCCGTGGGATCTCCGGCGATCACCGTGGAGCGCGGGCCGTTGTGCGCGGCGACCGAGAGCAGGGCCGCTCGCGAGTGGACGCGCGCCTGCGCCGCCTCCATCCCGAGCTCGACGACCGCCATCGCCCCCTGTCCGCTCACCGTGCGCAGCAGCCGACTGCGCAGGCAGATGACCTGGGCCGCATCCTCGAGCGACAGGGCTCCGGCCACGTGCGCGGCCGCCACCTCGCCCATGCTGTGGCCGACCACCGCGTCGGGCACGATTCCCCAGGAGCGCCACAGCGCGGCGAGCCCGACCGCCATCGCGAACAGCGCCGGCTGCACGATGTCGATACGCTCGGCCTCGGCGCGGCCCTCGAGCACGTCGATCAGCGACCAGTCCACCCGGGGGGCGAAGGCCTCGGCGCAGCGCTCGATCGCGGCGCGGAACACCGGCTCCTCGGCCAGCAACTCGCGCCCCATCCCGAGCCATTGCGAGCCCTGGCCGGGGAACACGAACGCGATCCGCGGGCGAGCGTCGGGACTCGCCCGGCCCCGTGCCCCCTCGGAACGGGGCACGTCGTGCGCCATGTCCGCGAGAATGGCGGCGAGTTCCGCCGGGGTCTCGGCCACGGCCGCGAGCCGGTGCTCGTGATGGTCGCGGCTCCCCGCCGCGCTCGCCGCCAGGTCCTTGAGCGACACCGCGGGTTCGCCCTCCAGCCGTCCCACGAAGGACTGCGCCAGGGCCGAGACGGCGGCGGGGCCGCGCGCCGAGAGCACCACCAGTTCGGCCCGCCGCGCGCCGGGCGCCGGGACGGCCTCGAGGGGCGGCTCGCGGACCTGGGGGGCCTCGACGATGACATGTGCATTGGTGCCGCTGGCGCCAAAGGCGCTCACGCCGGCGATGCGCCGGGCGGTGCCCCAGGGAACCATGGACGTGGGCACCTGGATGCCCAGGCGGCTCCAGTCCAGGTGGGGGTTGGGGCGCTGGAAGTGCAGGTGCGGAGGGATGCCCTCGTGCCCGAGCGACAGGACGACCTTGATGAAGCCGGCGATGCCGGCGGCGGCCTCGGTGTGGCCGAAGTTGGTCTTGACCGAGCCCACATAGAGCGGGCGGTCCTTGGGCCGATCCTTGCCGTAGACGTCACCCAGGGCCCGCAGCTCGATGGGATCTCCCAGCGAGGTCCCGGTTCCGTGCGCCTCCACGTACGTCACGTCGTGCGGGTTGAGCCGGGCATTGTCGAGCGCGGCCCGGATCACCTTCTCCTGGGCCTTCTTGCTCGGCACGGTGAGCCCATTGGTGGCGCCGTCCTGGTTGACCGCGGTGCCGCGGATGACGGCGAGCACGGGATCTCCCGCGGCGATCGCGTCGGAGAGCCGCTTGAGGACGACCACGCCGACGCCCTCACCGCGCACGAAGCCATCCGCCGTCGCGTCGAACGCGCGGCAGCGGCCCGAGGCGGACAGCACGCGGACCTTGGACATCATCACCTGCGGCATGGGCGCGAGCAGCAGGTTGGCGCCGGCGGCGACCGACACGTCGGTCTCGCCCGAGCGCAGGCTGTTGCAGGCGAGGTGGATGGCCACGAGCGACGAGGAGCAGGCGGTGTCGATCGACACGGCGGGACCCTCGAAGCCGAACACGTGCGCGGTGCGCCCGGCGATGAAGCTGGGCGCGACGCCGGTCAGGAAGTAGGCATCGAGCGCCGACGCGCCCTTGCTGTCCTGAAGCAGCCAACCGTAGTCCGTGGTCGCCAGGCCGACGAACACCCCAGTGCGACTCCCGGCCTGGGTGGTGGGTGGGATGCCGGCGCGCTCGAAAGCCTCCCACACGCACTCGAGCACCAGGCGGTGCTGCGGGTCCATCGACCGCGCATCCCGCGGCGCGATGCCGAAGAAGGCCGCGTCGAACTGATCGATGGCGCCGAGGAATCCTCCATGGCGCGAGTACGTCTTTCCCGACGCCTCGGGATCCGAGTCGAACCAGGTGGCGTTGTCCCAGCGACTGGGAGGCACCTCGCTCACCGCGTCCCGGCCGGCCGCCAGGTTCTGCCAGTAGCGCTCCGGCGTCGTGGCGTCTCCGGGGAACCGGCACGCCACGCCGACCACGGCGATCGGCGCATCTCGAAACTGTTCCGCCTGGGCGAGCCGCTGCTCCAGTCCTTCGATCTTGGAGAGCGCTTGACGGAGCAACGCCCTGCGGGCTTCGACGTTATCGGGAGTCGACATGGTTGGTTGTCCAGGACCTCAGTGACCGCCCAGCTTGAGCATCAACATGTTCGCCAGCTCGTCTTCGGAGAGGTCGTCGTCCTCGGACTCGGAGCCGCGGGTGGCCGCGGCCACCGTTTCGGGCGGCAACGCGAGGACGTCATGGGCGAGGTGTTCCGTCAGCTCCGCGGGGGTGGGGTGCTCGAAGATGAGCACGGTGGCCAGGCGCACCTCCAAGGCACGTCCCAGCCGCGTCATGAGCTTGAGCGCCATCACCGAGTCCATGCCGAGCTCGGTGAAGGTGAGGCGGCTCGACAAGGGCTGCTCCGAGGAGAGTCCGAGCACTTGCCGGGCCTCGTCAGCGACCAGCTCGTGGAGGCGCTTTCGTGCCGCCTCGGCGGGCAGGCCCTTCAAGCCGTCGCGCCAGGAGCCGCCGGAGGAGGCCGCCCGCTCGAGCTGGCCGAGCTGGCCAAGGAATCGCTCGTCGGCGCGCTGGGCGTAGGCGTTGCGGAACAGGGACCAGTCAATCGACGCGAGTACCTGTCCCGGTGCTCCGGCGCTCCCGGGGGTCACCGCGTGGAGCGCGGTGTCGAGCAGCCTCTTCGTGTCCACCGTGGAGATCCCGACGCCATCGAGCGCGGGCTCCTCGGCGCCGGGCCAGCTCGCCAGCAAGAAGGCGCGTGCCGATCCGCCCTCGCGCCGCCAACG includes:
- a CDS encoding type I polyketide synthase, which encodes MSTPDNVEARRALLRQALSKIEGLEQRLAQAEQFRDAPIAVVGVACRFPGDATTPERYWQNLAAGRDAVSEVPPSRWDNATWFDSDPEASGKTYSRHGGFLGAIDQFDAAFFGIAPRDARSMDPQHRLVLECVWEAFERAGIPPTTQAGSRTGVFVGLATTDYGWLLQDSKGASALDAYFLTGVAPSFIAGRTAHVFGFEGPAVSIDTACSSSLVAIHLACNSLRSGETDVSVAAGANLLLAPMPQVMMSKVRVLSASGRCRAFDATADGFVRGEGVGVVVLKRLSDAIAAGDPVLAVIRGTAVNQDGATNGLTVPSKKAQEKVIRAALDNARLNPHDVTYVEAHGTGTSLGDPIELRALGDVYGKDRPKDRPLYVGSVKTNFGHTEAAAGIAGFIKVVLSLGHEGIPPHLHFQRPNPHLDWSRLGIQVPTSMVPWGTARRIAGVSAFGASGTNAHVIVEAPQVREPPLEAVPAPGARRAELVVLSARGPAAVSALAQSFVGRLEGEPAVSLKDLAASAAGSRDHHEHRLAAVAETPAELAAILADMAHDVPRSEGARGRASPDARPRIAFVFPGQGSQWLGMGRELLAEEPVFRAAIERCAEAFAPRVDWSLIDVLEGRAEAERIDIVQPALFAMAVGLAALWRSWGIVPDAVVGHSMGEVAAAHVAGALSLEDAAQVICLRSRLLRTVSGQGAMAVVELGMEAAQARVHSRAALLSVAAHNGPRSTVIAGDPTALEALLRELEAEAVFCRRVQVDVASHSPQMEALRAPLMASLAGLKPRPGTTPIYSTVTREILTGGELDALYWARNLRDPVLLAPMIDRLLADGHTLFLELSPHPVLLPILGERLAQEERGAAGVGSLRREKPARRMLLQSLGELYVKGAPVQFSAIHPKPRRLALPTYPFQRERYWFSAGTRRERRAETAGGLLGTGVESSVAGRTALWQRWWGGDSAGFLGEHTVAGASLLPSTLYPLLAVEAARRAGGDAARGVEALVFGAPLALGTAAEQERELQLAWLDPASGTGHFQVSSRRAGEAWVMHARGRVTEGEAASADTESLAAVRERLPRGVPSAELYRAMEANGIVNGPSLRPIEELFLGEGQALARLAVAERAARATHGLVLHPALFDGALQVVGAVLASSVNGDGAPLPTRLERMRVHPSTATSGWSHVRVRALAEGGWSADVTLWDDAGTPLAQVLGLRLERQAVARPRSTGLFCPHWERVPLPEPETSAAPRSEQRWLILARASALGRALRDALVPRASSVRLWELEGPLGPEQLAQAVGDEPAAWSLVYVPRGAGDMDAHEAAAVALLSEAAMDLGTLSRSAAPALALVAEAGAGTPLQAALDASVRDVSPPHWTRIEWARGAPLEGVARELVQRPGEDEVAWRPEGREVARLRQPPLEPPVVHRAYAGEPCRRVTAGSGAPTRPSLRALLRKSPGPGEVELQVRAMGWATGHDTEAGVAPGLACCGAVVALGPGVDQVALGDEVLGVVRGGMASHVIVSATGLVRRPESLPAVHAAGAVLPYAAAWYALNEALRIGRGERVLVHGATTVLGLATVQLLRRAGAEVHTSGLADEFLRATSGRGADVVCNTLPGAASTAVMLLARGGRFLDLAPRASKATAAEGETFEPGLWRELQRRRGSYQGIDLAELAEDRPAAYTAAVERVVELFTAGQLPPLPVRAIALGEAEHTPLARDDEAGARVLSFAHDDSARLAVPISPWPGVSPEGTYLVGGDGSELNAWLVRWLAQEGATRVIVVTPPSEAEGDAPFAGLARAIQEAESSGVRIEWRRHTNLDRGQWERLLRPGGQEAPRWSGVFYGVTASDRPLAQDWTQKVVPALELAVATRSLALDGFTLVSTPGAMAGGPAETLASAFAAIARERFHAGHPALALSLAPAMAGEDRTAEVSSHLREALATRQPQLIALPATMEPVWLERVRAQSRFASLIAELASSADLLSARSRLLSTPSAQARRAQLDELLRARVASVLGMESSQLDARIPLLMLGLDSLMALEVRERLNKALGIRLAISKLLAGSTLSELVDHLVELWESSLGSLEGNSEASTRTPAKGSHV